The following are encoded in a window of Dryobates pubescens isolate bDryPub1 chromosome 25, bDryPub1.pri, whole genome shotgun sequence genomic DNA:
- the MRPL40 gene encoding 39S ribosomal protein L40, mitochondrial, translated as MLAATARAGRLFCGALTAPDGAQLSSWLPQMAPFRGSHWQTSVLAFRASLPMRAQPKKKKKVDVKREQAQKDRMKKKIKKLEKAAAEMIPIEDFVTPFKYSDGSRVRSLPPLSFEETERRVLLLKKWSVFKQKQDKAEKQAIQTLVEAQQEALKELRLESEELYQAAIKRDEQLFPFERDGPSYTPPLPGYDPPEGKCIDITKVYTQ; from the exons ATGTTGGCGGCCACGGCCCGGGCGGGCCGGCTCTTCTGTGGAGCTTTGACGGCACCCGATGGAGCCCAGCTAAG ttCATGGCTGCCCCAGATGGCTCCATTCCGAGGAAGTCACTGGCAGACTTCAGTGCTGGCCTTCAGGGCATCTCTCCCAATGAG AGCACAaccaaagaagaagaagaaggtggATGTAAAGAGAGAGCAGGCACAGAAGGATCGTATGAAAAAGAAGATTAAGAAGCTggaaaaagcagctgcagaaatgaTTCCAATTGAAGATTTTGTAACACCATTTAAGTACTCAGATGGCAGCAG GGTGCGGAGTCTTCCCCCCCTGTCATTtgaagagacagaaagaagagTTCTACTTCTGAAAAAGTGGTCTGTGTTTAAGCAGAAACAAGACAAGGCAGAGAAGCAAGCGATTCAGACTCTTGTGGAAGCTCAGCAAGAGGCACTAAAGGAATTGCGCCTTGAATCGGAGGAACTGTATCAGGCAGCAATCAAACGAGACGAGcagctttttccctttgagagAGATGGACCCAGTTACAcccccccactgcctggctATGATCCTCCTGAAGGAAAATGCATTGATATCACCAAAGTGTATACACAGTGA